A region of Leptidea sinapis chromosome 4, ilLepSina1.1, whole genome shotgun sequence DNA encodes the following proteins:
- the LOC126980090 gene encoding protein lethal(2)essential for life-like, which yields MSLLPYVLDDWPYGPSRLLDQDFGLALTPDDILTVAAPLVSRDYFRPWRQLAAAARDIGSSIKSDKDKFQLNLDVQHFAPEEITVKTADGFIIVEGKHEEKKDEHGYISRQFVRRYALPKECNMEAVESRLSSDGVLTVTAPKQTSALKNEKSIPIQQTGPVRKEIKNTAEKKKGKKERK from the coding sequence ATGTCTTTGCTTCCATATGTTTTGGATGACTGGCCTTACGGGCCAAGCCGTTTGCTGGATCAGGACTTTGGATTGGCTTTAACACCAGACGATATTCTAACTGTTGCGGCACCCTTGGTTTCTAGAGATTACTTCAGACCTTGGAGACAGCTAGCTGCTGCAGCTCGCGACATCGGCTCCAGCATCAAATCCGATAAAGACAAATTTCAGCTCAACTTGGACGTGCAGCATTTCGCCCCTGAAGAAATTACAGTTAAAACGGCTGATGGCTTCATCATTGTGGAAGGGAAACATGAAGAGAAGAAGGATGAGCACGGATATATCTCCAGACAGTTTGTTCGGAGGTACGCTCTGCCCAAAGAATGTAATATGGAGGCTGTGGAGTCCAGATTGTCTTCGGATGGCGTATTGACCGTCACTGCACCGAAACAAACATCAGCATTGAAAAACGAAAAAAGTATTCCAATTCAACAAACTGGTCCTGTAAGAaaggaaattaaaaatactGCGGAGAAGAAGAAAGGCAAGAAGGAACGAAAATAA